From a single Brassica napus cultivar Da-Ae chromosome C9, Da-Ae, whole genome shotgun sequence genomic region:
- the LOC125593054 gene encoding GDSL esterase/lipase At5g45670-like has translation MAKMCFMMMLILVSIAINMVASDPIAPCYFIFGDSLVDNGNNNQLNSLARANYFPYGIDFSLGPTGRFSNGKTTVDVITELLGFDNYITPYAAARGEDILRGVNYASAAAGIREETGRQLGGRIAFAGQVANHVNTVSQVVNILGDQNQASSYLSKCIYSIGLGSNDYLNNYFMPTFYSTGNQFTPDSFGDDLIARYTEQLRILYNNGGRKFALIGVGAIGCSPNELAQNSRDGTTCDERINSANRLFNSKLITIVDHFNQNTPDAKFTYINAYGIFQDIVTNPARYGFRVTNAGCCGVGRNNGQITCLPGQAPCLNRNEYVFWDAFHPGEAANNIIGRRSFRREAASDAHPYDIQQLATL, from the exons ATGGCGAAAATGTGTTTTATGATGATGTTGATTCTGGTATCTATAGCCATTAACATGGTTGCTAGTGATCCAATTGCACCGTGTTACTTCATATTTGGCGACTCTTTGGTCGATAATGGCAACAATAATCAGCTTAACTCACTGGCTAGAGCTAATTACTTTCCTTACGGTATTGATTTCTCTCTCGGTCCAACCGGTCGGTTTAGCAACGGCAAAACTACAGTGGATGTTATCA ctGAGCTCTTGGGGTTCGACAACTACATTACACCGTATGCCGCCGCGAGAGGAGAAGACATCCTCCGTGGAGTTAACTATGCTTCTGCTGCTGCCGGAATCCGAGAAGAAACTGGCAGACAATTG GGAGGTAGAATAGCATTTGCAGGTCAAGTAGCAAATCACGTGAACACTGTGTCGCAAGTAGTGAACATACTCGGTGATCAGAACCAAGCCTCGAGTTACCTCAGCAAATGCATTTACTCTATTGGATTAGGCAGTAACGATTACCTCAACAACTACTTCATGCCCACTTTTTACTCTACCGGTAACCAGTTCACGCCTGACTCCTTTGGTGACGATCTCATTGCTCGTTACACCGAACAACTCCGG ATATTGTATAACAATGGAGGCAGGAAGTTTGCGTTAATAGGAGTTGGAGCCATCGGTTGCAGCCCAAACGAGCTAGCTCAGAACAGTAGAGATGGAACAACATGTGACGAGAGGATCAACTCCGCTAACAGACTCTTCAACAGCAAGCTCATAACTATAGTCGACCACTTTAACCAGAACACACCAGACGCCAAGTTCACTTACATCAACGCATACGGCATCTTCCAAGACATTGTTACAAACCCTGCTCGCTACG ggTTTAGAGTGACAAATGCAGGATGTTGTGGAGTTGGGAGGAACAATGGACAGATAACTTGTCTTCCTGGTCAAGCTCCATGTTTGAATAGGAATGAGTATGTGTTTTGGGACGCGTTTCATCCTGGTGAAGCTGCCAATAATATTATTGGAAGAAGATCTTTTAGGCGGGAAGCTGCTTCTGATGCTCATCCTTATGATATTCAGCAGCTAGCAACTCTCTAA
- the LOC125592536 gene encoding glutathione S-transferase T3-like has product MDSYPNPNFNFVDLLQSQQESGFGLESSSFPLFGTQATEGSNFEQDSPAAAERKERRTWTPTHDAVLISAWLNTSKDPVVGNEQRSVAFWKRIAAYYSASPKIAECDKREASTCKQMWHKINDLVCKFCGAFEAANRAKSSGQNETDELRNDQKWCELSTPKLDGSSKRRKVDDGSHSATSQAFETDTAVDEQGSKRPPGVKAAKAHGKKKMVDGKDLSEYQTMWVIRQQDIASKERLSKFKLLESLIAKQELADYEEVLKKKLVDELISP; this is encoded by the exons ATGGATTCCTATCcaaatccaaattttaattttgttgatcTTCTTCAAAGTCAACAAGAAAGTGGGTTCGGTTTagagtcttcttcttttcctctaTTTGGCACTCAAGCTACCGAAGGTTCTAACTTCGAGCAAGATAGTCCAGCGGCTGCAGAGCGTAAGGAACGACGGACATGGACGCCTACTCATGATGCTGTCCTCATCAGCGCGTGGTTAAACACGAGCAAGGATCCGGTGGTAGGGAATGAGCAACGCTCTGTTGCTTTCTGGAAGCGGATAGCTGCGTACTATTCTGCCAGTCCTAAGATCGCAGAGTGTGACAAAAGAGAGGCCTCAACATGTAAGCAAATGTGGCATAAGATCAACGATCTAGTCTGCAAGTTCTGTGGTGCTTTCGAAGCTGCAAACAGAGCGAAATCTTCTGGTCAAAACGAGACTGAT GAGCTTCGTAATGACCAGAAGTGGTGTGAACTCTCAACCCCTAAACTCGACGGAAGCAGCAAAAGGAGGAAGGTCGACGACGGTTCTCATTCAGCAACCTCTCAGGCGTTTGAAACCGACACTGCTGTAGATGAGCAAGGCAGCAAGCGTCCCCCTGGTGTCAAGGCTGCAAAAGCTcatgggaagaagaagatggttgaTGGAAAGGATCTGTCTGAGTATCAGACAATGTGGGTCATCAGGCAGCAGGACATCGCATCCAAAGAAAGGCTCTCGAAGTTTAAGCTTCTCGAGAGTCTCATTGCAAAACAAGAGCTTGCAGATTATGAAGAAGTTCTGAAGAAGAAACTCGTTGATGAGTTGATCTCTCCTTAG